The Persephonella sp. IF05-L8 genome contains a region encoding:
- a CDS encoding ABC transporter ATP-binding protein, whose product MSSAIKTENLKKVYYLEGAEIHALKGINLEIKSGEMVALMGPSGSGKSTLLHLLGGIDILTEGKVFIKGKDIFHLPEKQLSKFRNENIGFVFQFHYLLPEFTALENVMLPAEIYKKKDAKEKAKEILVRLGLEHRLEHRPSQMSGGEQQRVAIARAIINNPDILLADEPTGNLDSENSKIVMNILKEMNEKYKVTMVIATHDMEVAEYCSRIIKLKDGKLIEA is encoded by the coding sequence ATGAGTAGTGCAATAAAAACAGAAAATCTAAAAAAGGTTTACTATCTGGAAGGTGCAGAAATACACGCCCTAAAAGGTATAAATCTGGAAATAAAAAGCGGTGAGATGGTTGCCCTTATGGGTCCATCAGGTTCAGGGAAAAGCACACTTTTACATCTTCTTGGAGGAATAGATATACTAACCGAAGGAAAAGTTTTTATAAAAGGCAAAGATATTTTTCATCTCCCTGAAAAACAGCTCTCAAAGTTCAGAAATGAAAATATAGGATTTGTTTTCCAGTTCCATTATTTACTTCCAGAATTTACAGCACTTGAAAATGTGATGCTCCCTGCTGAAATTTATAAAAAGAAGGATGCAAAGGAAAAAGCAAAAGAAATTCTGGTAAGATTAGGTTTGGAACACAGATTGGAACACAGACCCTCCCAGATGTCAGGAGGTGAACAACAAAGGGTAGCAATAGCAAGAGCAATTATAAACAATCCAGACATATTACTGGCAGATGAACCAACAGGAAATCTGGACAGCGAAAACAGTAAAATAGTTATGAACATATTAAAAGAAATGAACGAAAAGTATAAGGTGACAATGGTCATTGCAACACATGATATGGAAGTGGCAGAATACTGTAGTAGAATAATCAAACTCAAGGATGGAAAGCTGATAGAGGCTTGA